One segment of Papaver somniferum cultivar HN1 unplaced genomic scaffold, ASM357369v1 unplaced-scaffold_81, whole genome shotgun sequence DNA contains the following:
- the LOC113345311 gene encoding EID1-like F-box protein 3 codes for MVNKKLKSNDSNEFPTPDSSSGILDERVLLLVFQSINWDPHILCLMACVSRKVSAVAKRVLWRELCISRAPRMVEGLIHGTPPNGRLNGGWDSLAKVLFYCCGGKPCRNFRVEKVLKGHFANASRFSKTSGQSFLTKKCQSDVLYICDPCEHSIGISNGGNDDDLGVFRGVFKGFVKSKTRDFLIKRQIQFEHHIRCPYCGSRVWSMTSAKLIPRKSALKKLGSNDGRLEYFVCVNGHLHGTCWLTRLSSDDEDEFDDDDENVGSSSGRTSSSGEEICETLICL; via the coding sequence ATGGTGAAcaaaaaactgaaatcaaacgaTTCAAACGAGTTCCCGACACCCGATTCTTCATCAGGAATTCTCGACGAAAGGGTTCTCTTATTAGTCTtccaatcaatcaattgggatcCGCACATACTGTGTTTAATGGCGTGTGTTAGCCGGAAAGTAAGCGCCGTCGCGAAAAGAGTATTATGGAGAGAATTATGCATATCACGAGCACCGCGTATGGTAGAAGGATTAATTCACGGCACGCCGCCGAACGGACGGTTGAACGGCGGTTGGGACTCACTAGCTAAGGTTTTATTCTACTGTTGTGGCGGGAAACCTTGTCGGAACTTCCGAGTCGAAAAAGTTCTAAAAGGTCATTTCGCTAATGCTTCTCGGTTTTCGAAGACTTCTGGTCAGAGCTTCTTGACTAAAAAGTGTCAAAGTGATGTATTGTATATCTGTGATCCCTGCGAACATAGTATCGGTATCAGTAACGGTGGTAATGATGATGACTTGGGTGTGTTTAGAGGGGTATTTAAGGGATTTGTGAAATCAAAAACGAGAGACTTTTTAATCAAACGGCAGATACAGTTTGAACATCATATTCGATGTCCGTATTGTGGGTCTCGTGTTTGGAGTATGACATCCGCGAAGCTTATACCAAGGAAGAGTGCTTTGAAAAAACTTGGGTCCAATGATGGGAGGTTGGAGTACTTTGTTTGTGTGAACGGACATTTACATGGAACGTGTTGGTTGACTAGATTGTCgtcggatgatgaagatgaatttgatgatgatgatgaaaatgtGGGATCGAGCAGTGGGAGAACAAGTTCAAGTGGTGAGGAAATTTGTGAAACGTTGATTTGTTTGTGA